Within the Clostridium scatologenes genome, the region AAATGATTCATTGGATTTTTTCATGCTCTCATTGACTTCAGTATTAGTTTTTGATACACATTCAACATTCTTTAATACCATTTCTATTTCTTCTCGTATTTCATTTACTACTTTGGAAATATTACTTACAGATTGCTTGGTTTCTTCTGAAAGTAATCTAACTTCACCTGCTACCACTGAAAATCCTTTTCCTGCTTCACCTGCTCTTGCAGCCTCAATAGCTGCATTTAATGCAAGCAAGTTAGTTTGATCTGATACTGACTTTATTTCATCTACTATTTTAACTATGGATTTGGACTTTTCGGCAAGATCATTTATACTCCTTGTGGCTTCAAAAACGGTTTTATTATTATCATTTAGTTTTAAATTTAATGATTTTATCTTCAATATTCCAGTATCATTTATACTTTTTACATTTGAAAAATGTTGTTTGAATTTATTTGCATTACTTGTTATATTATTTATTTCAGCAGATAAATCATTTAATTTTTCATTTCCTTTATTTGCTTCAACTGTTTGTAAAACTGAGTCACTAGCCATTTCTCCAGCTGTTTTTGAAACTTCTTCAATTGATGTTGAGGATTCATTTAGTGCATGTAATATACTATTTGAATACTCAAGAATATCATAAGAACTGTTTTTTATAGTTTGAACTACAGAAGTTAAAGTTTTGGAAAGTGATTGTATATCACATGCTATATCCGCTAATTCATCTTGATTATTAATAACACTATCTAATTTATCTGTATTATAGTTGAAATTTAATTTTCCTATTTGTGATATTACATATCTTATATTATCTATAGGTCTTGATATTATTATGGCAATGTATCTTGAAAATATAATAGCTGCAGCTATGCATATAATTAATATAATTAGGTTTAATACTATAAGTGAGTGAAGATCTTTTGTGAATTCACTTTTAGGAACTGCAAATCCAACAGTCCAATTGGATGCATTGATCTTAGATGCCGAAAAGTATTTGTTTATTCCATCATAATCATCCATATTTATGATTTGTCCATTTTTTTCTGTAATAGTTTTGTATTTTCCACCCTTAAAGTCATATAAACTTTTAAGCTTGTCTT harbors:
- a CDS encoding methyl-accepting chemotaxis protein; amino-acid sequence: MNSIKNRITFSMLLLIVLLLFCSSTGSYLISKNILINQYSNKMSISSEKYSEIVNGWLDKETIKFKDIVDNMYDNNIIDDNNKLTGYFKQKLKANPNISDLYMGFTNKTHIDGSGWIPPADFDPTKRDWYKNALSKNGVVYVPYYDLVTKKMVVSISTTVSKDGVLLGVVSEDIKMDSITNVIEKAKPIENSYGYLIDDRNNVLVHPYKDLKPEKDKLKSLYDFKGGKYKTITEKNGQIINMDDYDGINKYFSASKINASNWTVGFAVPKSEFTKDLHSLIVLNLIILIICIAAAIIFSRYIAIIISRPIDNIRYVISQIGKLNFNYNTDKLDSVINNQDELADIACDIQSLSKTLTSVVQTIKNSSYDILEYSNSILHALNESSTSIEEVSKTAGEMASDSVLQTVEANKGNEKLNDLSAEINNITSNANKFKQHFSNVKSINDTGILKIKSLNLKLNDNNKTVFEATRSINDLAEKSKSIVKIVDEIKSVSDQTNLLALNAAIEAARAGEAGKGFSVVAGEVRLLSEETKQSVSNISKVVNEIREEIEMVLKNVECVSKTNTEVNESMKKSNESFDIMKKSMDEMILTIDALVEKINEVDADKNSVVKSIENISFISQKSSEGSQELAASVEEQNNSIENINVSMQKLNGISEKLDDIVSKFKLSDNNKHIAT